From Faecalicatena sp. Marseille-Q4148:
AAAAGAATATAATAATTCTACAATCTCTCCCAGTGTGACTTCATACACGGTAGGCACATAGCAATAACCGTCCGCTTTGACATTCGCCTGTCCATTTAAAGCTGCAATCAACTCAGCCACTACATCATCAATGTAAACCAGACTCATTTCTACCTTTGGATCGTTCACTTGAATCGGAAGATTATTTGCTATATTGTGGCAGAACGTAGCAACTGCGCTGTTATAATTTGGTCTGCACCATTTCCCAAACACATTTGGATAGCGATAAATATATACGGAAGCTCCCGTTTCTTTTGCATAATTAAAAAACAAATCTTCTCCTGCTTTTTTGCTTTTTCCATACTCACTTCCTGCAAATCTTCCTTCTAAACTTGCCTGAATAGACGAAGAAAGCATAATCGGACAATTATTTTTATATGTTCGAAGAAGTTCCAGTAATTCTGACGAAAATCCAAAATTTCCTTCCATGAACTCTTTCTCATCTTTAGGACGATTCACTCCCGCTAAATGAAATACAAAATCAGCTTCTTGACAAAACGCTTCCAACTCTTCTCTTGTATTTCCCAAGTCATATTCTAAAATCTCAATTTCTGATGGCTCCTTACAATTCTTGATAGAAAAAGAACGATCCTTTCCATCCCGAATATTTTTCAAAGTAGCTACTAAGTTTTGTCCTACAAAGCCTTTTGCTCCGGTAATCAAAATTTTCATTTTCTTCCTACTTTCCCAGTTCTTCCCACTGTTTTAATTCTTCTTGAACATATGGAAGCTTCAATAACTTCTCTTTGACTTCTTCTACACTAAGCAGTTCTGTATTATTAGAGTTAAATTCTGTTAAAGTATTTCTCTTAACATCTCCGTCTTTAAAATATTTATCATAATTTAAG
This genomic window contains:
- a CDS encoding capsular polysaccharide biosynthesis protein CapF, yielding MKILITGAKGFVGQNLVATLKNIRDGKDRSFSIKNCKEPSEIEILEYDLGNTREELEAFCQEADFVFHLAGVNRPKDEKEFMEGNFGFSSELLELLRTYKNNCPIMLSSSIQASLEGRFAGSEYGKSKKAGEDLFFNYAKETGASVYIYRYPNVFGKWCRPNYNSAVATFCHNIANNLPIQVNDPKVEMSLVYIDDVVAELIAALNGQANVKADGYCYVPTVYEVTLGEIVELLYSFKESRETKEVPDMTENSFSKKLYSTYLSYLPEDAFAYPLKMNIDDRGSFTEILRTKERGQFSVNISKPGITKGNHWHHTKNEKFVVVSGKGLIQFRKVGINPQTGKEYPIIDYHVSGERIEVIDIPTGYTHNIINEGDTDLVTFMWCNECFDQKKPDTFFEQV